The following coding sequences are from one Sciurus carolinensis chromosome 11, mSciCar1.2, whole genome shotgun sequence window:
- the LOC124958062 gene encoding protein PIP-1-like, with the protein MGKYLSLLLLLLCLSSLWGFLQALTCVQCPRISADGVCKSRESSCQAHGSQQCFLRKVYDGDKFLYGYQGCRDLCVPMSFFNRKKKVDFTCCGDKSFCNRL; encoded by the exons ATGGGAAAATACCTGtcgctgctactgctgctgctgtgtCTCTCCTCGTTATGGGGATTCCTGCAAG CTCTGACGTGTGTCCAGTGTCCTCGAATCAGTGCTGACGGGGTTTGCAAGAGCCGGGAAAGCTCCTGCCAGGCTCATGGCAGCCAGCAGTGCTTCCTGAGGAAAGTCTATGATG GTGACAAATTCCTGTATGGGTACCAGGGCTGTCGCGACTTGTGCGTTCCCATGTCCTTCTTCAACCGAAAGAAAAAAGTGGATTTTACATGCTGCGGTGACAAATCGTTCTGTAACAGGCTTTAG